The Acetomicrobium sp. S15 = DSM 107314 region ACGCCCGATACCGGGATATCCCGCAGAAAGGCGAAAGGCACGACGACGAGGGCCGGCACGGCCATGTGAAGCAGCTCGAGCGTATTCGTGCCGGGCTGTGTCAAAGCCATGTCAGCATCCGCAAGGACCTGGCGAGTGCCAGGCGAAGCCTCCTGTCGAGTTCGCAATCGCCTTCGTCGAACAGCGCTGCTATGTCGTCCGCCGTCGCACCGCAGGATACCAAGGCCCCGTCCCTACGATGTTCTGGTTGGTCTGCCCTGATCTCGTTCGAGCCTGTTCTGCTCTCGAATCTGCGGGCGGCGTGGGCGATCTCGAAAGAAAGATGGGACATCGTTTGAGCGAGTGGATCTCTTACTCCAACAGATGTGCTTCGTTG contains the following coding sequences:
- a CDS encoding DUF501 domain-containing protein: MFWLVCPDLVRACSALESAGGVGDLERKMGHRLSEWISYSNRCASL